A genomic region of Halichondria panicea chromosome 5, odHalPani1.1, whole genome shotgun sequence contains the following coding sequences:
- the LOC135335783 gene encoding probable serine/threonine-protein kinase kinX — MVERQDSEQEYTFRNVYLFKNKTFGTGSYGSVCKAKCDQLICAAKLLFPVLFQMTVPDPGKEHRRPFRRFETECAFLSRINHPNIVQYLGTYYDPDTNAPVLLMELLDESLTHFLELSPGDIPYHIQVNLSHDIAQALAFLHSNGIIHRDLSSNNVLLIAGSRAKVADFGMSKFTDINVTRLATMTTCPGTPAFMSPEALNEPPVYTEKLDNFSFGVLLVQITTRQFPKPTNRFEIRELLDPRFPNQKIQANVLVPEIKRRQAHISLIEYPLLLQIARHCIKDKDVERPSSQQLCQTLSALKMTARYQESFQQDLNLKIRENEQLQPNLQLTTEKDDQIRAKDQQLHTKDAEIGQLALQLQANQETITHTDEHIHTKDTEIGQLAKRLDQTKQETQVLQHEAEDRVKQMRRLKQELQSREEDTSALQQAINQRDREVTELKNTLASKNEEINDLSIRIQQVALQDNRQAETPPMKPGTIVMCEPLPDAPVDMSYGSSASWEVAYFKCKGSETVYMFSNNQWHELPSCPNKMYTIVIVDNILTTVGGGSATQMFSNKLHNFIENKWVEHFPPMPTARRTPAASYANSTLVVAGGSNYLTTVEVLDTVNKQWSRVKSLPVVTNQPSATICGDYVYLHPRSGKMHSVYKCSLRQLTQSQQNSAIWEKVDLLPVSHSSLVTINGHLLAVGGRDSNGKETNEIYKYNMTSWTVFSHMSTPRYACLTAVLPGNKLMVVGGYDVPRKCESYTL; from the coding sequence ATGGTTGAGAGACAAGACAGTGAACAAGAGTACACCTTTCGAAATGTATATCTCTTCAAAAACAAAACCTTTGGTACTGGCTCCTATGGGTCAGTGTGTAAAGCCAAATGTGACCAGCTCATTTGTGCTGCCAAGCTACTCTTTCCAGTGCTCTTTCAAATGACTGTTCCTGATCCAGGCAAAGAACATAGACGGCCGTTTAGAAGATTTGAAACCGAGTGCGCATTTCTGAGTCGCATCAACCACCCCAACATCGTACAGTATTTGGGGACCTATTACGATCCTGACACAAATGCACCAGTTCTTCTCATGGAACTCTTGGACGAGAGCCTGACACACTTCCTGGAGTTATCACCTGGAGACATtccctaccacatccaagtcaACCTCTCCCATGACATAGCTCAAGCATTAGCCTTTCTGCACTCCAATGGGATAATCCATCGCGACCTCTCCAGCAACAATGTCCTACTTATTGCAGGAAGTCGAGCCAAAGTCGCTGATTTTGGAATGTCCAAATTCACGGACATAAATGTCACTCGACTagccacaatgaccacatgcCCGGGAACACCAGCCTTCATGTCTCCTGAGGCACTAAACGAACcaccagtgtacacagagaaaCTAGACAACTTCTCATTTGGTGTGCTTCTAGTTCAGATTACAACTCGACAGTTTCCAAAGCCAACAAATCGGTTTGAAATAAGGGAACTACTTGATCCACGGTTTCCGAACCAAAAAATTCAAGCCAATGTTCTTGTGCCCGAGATAAAGAGACGACAAGCCCACATCAGCCTGATCGAGTACCCTCTATTACTGCAAATAGCACGTCATTGCATCAAAGACAAAGATGTTGAACGACCATCTTCCCAACAGCTTTGCCAAACACTGAGTGCTCTCAAGATGACAGCCAGGTACCAAGAAAGCTTCCAACAAGACCTGAACCTGAAAATCAGAGAGAATGAACAATTACAACCAAATTTACAACTTACGACAGAAAAAGATGATCAAATTAGAGCTAAAGACCAGCAACTACACACAAAGGACGCCGAAATTGGTCAGCTTGCTTTACAACTACAAGCAAATCAAGAGACAAtaacacacacagatgagCACATACATACAAAGGATACGGAAATTGGTCAGCTTGCTAAACGACTTGAccaaacaaaacaagaaacTCAAGTGCTACAACACGAGGCTGAAGATAGGGTGAAACAGATGAGGAGACTCAAACAAGAGTTGCAATCACGTGAAGAGGACACTTCTGCCCTCCAACAAGCTATCAATCAACGAGACAGAGAAGTAACTGAACTGAAAAACACGTTGGCAAGCAAGAACGAGGAAATTAACGATCTATCGATTCGAATACAACAAGTCGCACTGCAAGATAACAGACAAGCTGAAACTCCACCAATGAAACCTGGCACAATAGTGATGTGTGAGCCACTACCTGATGCACCTGTTGATATGAGCTATGGATCATCAGCATCTTGGGAAGTTGCATATTTCAAGTGCAAGGGAAGTGAAACTGTTTACATGTTCAGCAACAATCAATGGCACGAGTTACCAAGTTGTCCAAACAAGATGTACACTATTGTTATTGTCGACAACATACTCACGACTGTCGGGGGAGGGTCAGCCACACAAATGTTTAGTAACAAACTCCACAATTTCATTGAAAACAAATGGGTAGAGCATTTTCCTCCCATGCCAACTGCACGGCGGACACCTGCAGCTTCATATGCTAACAGTACACTTGTAGTGGCTGGAGGATCCAATTATCTAACGACTGTCGAGGTATTGGACACTGTGAACAAGCAATGGTCTAGGGTTAAGTCACTACCGGTCGTAACCAATCAACCATCAGCAACCATCTGTGGAGACTATGTGTACTTACATCCACGAAGTGGTAAGATGCATTCAGTGTACAAATGCTCATTAAGACAACTAACTCAATCCCAGCAAAATTCAGCTATATGGGAGAAGGTTGACCTTTTGCCAGTTAGCCATTCCTCTCTTGTTACCATCAATGGCCACCTGCTGGCAGTGGGTGGGAGGGACTCCAATGGAAAAGAAACTAATGAAATATATAAGTACAATATGACATCTTGGACTGTCTTTAGTCATATGTCAACACCTCGATATGCATGCCTCACTGCTGTCCTCCCTGGGAACAAACTGATGGTGGTGGGAGGATATGATGTACCGAGAAAATGTGAAAGCTATACTTTGTAG